GGGCCGGGTTGCCGGGCGTGCAGCGGCGCCAGCAGCGGGTCGTTGAAGGCCTGGGCATGCCGGGCCAGCAGTGCCTGGGTCAACTGGCGCTGGCGCAGTGCCGGTTGCGCCCCGGCGAGGCCCAGTGCCAGCAGCAGTGGCAGACCCAGGCTGGCCGGCAGATAGGCCAGCAGGGTGGCCAGCGCCAGGCCCAGGCCGAGCGTCAGTTGCAGGCCGTGGCCCAGCAGCAGTTCGCCAAGGCGTTGCAGCGGACTCCAGGGGGCCTGGCCACGCGCCAGACGGGCATAGAGCCGTTCGGCCTGGCGCGCCTGCGCCGGCTCGATGGGTTGGTAGACGGTGCCCAGCGCCGCCAGCCTGCCGTCATCGAACAGCGGCACCACGTAGAGGTTGCGCCAGTCCGGGGCGCCCTGCCGGTGGCGGATCATCACCGGCGCCGTCCATGGCACGCCGGCGCGCAGCGCACGCCACATGCTGGCGTGCACCGACGCCGGCATCTGCGGGTGGTTGATCAGCTCGTGCGGCTTGCCGAGCAGTTCGTGTTCGGCATGGCCGCACATGTCCAGGTAGGCGGCATTGCAGGTGAGCAGGACGCCCTGCGGATCGAGCCGGGAAATCGGCGGCTCCTGGAAACCTGCTGGGGTGTTGGCGGCGGCTTGCATGGCACGACTCCTCGGCTGTGGCCCGTTGCGGCCTGCCTGGGCAGGCCGTGCGCTTACCAGTGCATGGCGCGCTCGGCGCGCATCTTGCGCACCATGGCGTCATAGAACTTGCTGGCGAAACCGCTCTCGCGGATCAGCATGGCGGTGAGGTCGGCGCACCTGGCGGCGATGCCTTCCTCCAGTGGGTTGTCCTCGCCGCCCAGGGCGCCGGCGGCGCACTGGTTCTCGGCGGCGCGCTGCACCGTCCAGAGCAGGAAGAAGGCCTTCTCGATGCTGCTCTCGCCCACCGCGATACCGTGGTTGCGCAGCACCAGCACGTGCTTGTCGCCAAGGCTCTCGATCATCCGCACCTTCTCGTCATCGAACAGGGTGATGCCCTCGAAGCGGTGGTAGCCGATACGGCCGTATAGCTGGGCACCGTAGAAGTCGTCATGGGTGAAGCCGCGCTTTTTCTGCACCACGGCGGAGATCGGCGTGGTGTGGGTGTGGATCACGCACTGGATGTCGTCACGTGCGCCATGCACGGCGCTGTGCAGGGCGAAGCCGGCGGGGTTGCCGTCATAGGGCGAGGCCTCGAGTTTCTTGCCATGCAGGTCGACCTTGAGCAGGTTGCCCGGGGTGACTTCGCTGTAGTTCAAGCCGAAGGGGTTGACCAGGTAATGGTGTGCCGGGCCAGGCAGGCGCGCGGAAATGTGGTTGAAGATGGTCTCGGTCCAGCCGAACCAGTCCACTAAGTGGTAGCAGTAGGCGAGCTTGACGCGCAGGGCCCACTCTTCGTCGCTGCAGTGGGCGGGCTTGCTGAGGTCGGTCATGGCGTTCATCGCGAAGTTTCCTGTGGGTGATGGGGCGGGGCGCTGCGAAAGCGCGCCAGGGCGAGGATGTCCTGGGTGGTGGGCATGGCCAGGCCCTGGTAGCCGGCCAGCTCGACGACCGCGTCGCCGATGGCGGCCAGCTCCAGTGGGCGGCCCTGTTCATAGTCCTGCAGCATCGAGGTGCGCACCGCGCCCATGCCGGCGCCCAGCTCCATGAAGGTCAGCGGGTCGAAGGCGATGCGTGCGCCATAGGCCGCGGCGGTGAGCAGGGTTTCCTGGAGGATCTTGGCCACCACCGTTTTCAGCTCGGCCTGGCCGTACAACTGCTCCAGGGTCGCGCCGGTGACCACCGACAGCGGGTTGGAGGTGAGGTTGGCGATGATCTTGGTCCATAGCTGGTCACGGATGCGCTCGGTGGCGCGTGCCTCGATGCCGGCGGCGGCGATCAGCGCGCGAACCCGTTCCAGGCGCTCGCTCATGCGGCCGTCCGGCTCGCCGAAGA
The genomic region above belongs to Pseudomonas sp. GOM7 and contains:
- a CDS encoding class II aldolase/adducin family protein; translation: MNAMTDLSKPAHCSDEEWALRVKLAYCYHLVDWFGWTETIFNHISARLPGPAHHYLVNPFGLNYSEVTPGNLLKVDLHGKKLEASPYDGNPAGFALHSAVHGARDDIQCVIHTHTTPISAVVQKKRGFTHDDFYGAQLYGRIGYHRFEGITLFDDEKVRMIESLGDKHVLVLRNHGIAVGESSIEKAFFLLWTVQRAAENQCAAGALGGEDNPLEEGIAARCADLTAMLIRESGFASKFYDAMVRKMRAERAMHW